From Schizosaccharomyces pombe strain 972h- genome assembly, chromosome: II, the proteins below share one genomic window:
- the rrn7 gene encoding RNA polymerase I general transcription initiation factor subunit Rrn7 — protein MEGNWFEGPPCSVRNCKSTWYFKNAGQTFCRRGHAQHGIEIAQDDEPGAGTFYQTRKRKVVRNHLDTGDEDEIVYGTAGRSLYLQAFQIILQLQCQALTTKLGFDQRIEGMIRDLWALYLSLSYESFTSSFLSLNQNSTQSESSDSDFDLIDPESQPGADPSSRKTKETSQSHSISYPRLLYSSAFIYVACLLLRLPLTIHKLEVLIRKNIIPYYRAYKQIPLKIFKRLQKNYVRMLIPFHYPTYQRIQSAVLTLVDVLVSKYELKVPPPNEPLILFELINSFFFPLEIFIPASRLLNLVHSQISLQGTSSDNYQSKIRSAQSIHEKLSDAEVMLLATILVAANVCYGFDDAQTRNSKYKDSMFTVKTNWNMWLSQVQKINEKEKDKFYEIDEQSILTLNNSEMDKYFQWYEKEFVEENNPNNIPEGILNVFPILSKDSHLQENQPTDILTDESVIAEDVKLEQVFKPVGIKESDKMDFSRRKDAYISMLPFSPNTENTAHRVTIMVAKLYNIKLDSLIAAIRYVESCLKTGIHNQD, from the exons ATGGAAGGCAATTGGTTTGAAGGTCCGCCTTGTTCTGTAAGAAACTGCAAAAGTACTtggtattttaaaaatgcagGTCAAACATTTTGTCGTCGTGGTCATGCTCAACAT GGAATTGAAATCGCTCAAGATGATGAACCTGGTGCAGGGACTTTTTATCAAACTCGTAAAAGAAAGGTTGTTCGCAACCATCTAGACACTGGAGATGAAGATGAGATTGTTTATGGTACCGCTGGTAGAAGCTTATATCTTCAGgcttttcaaattattctTCAACTTCAATGTCAAGCGTTAACTACGAAACTCGGATTTGACCAAAGAATAGAAGGCATGATACGTGACCTTTGGGCGCTTTACCTTTCCCTGTCTTATGAATCATTTACTTCTAGTTTTCTTTCCCTCAACCAAAATTCAACGCAATCAGAATCATCAGATTCGGATTTTGATCTCATAGATCCTGAGAGTCAACCGGGAGCTGATCCGAGCTCAAGAAAAACGAAGGAAACTTCTCAGTCGCATTCTATATCTTATCCTCGGCTTTTATACTCTTCTGCCTTTATTTATGTCGCCTGTCTTTTACTAAGACTGCCTCTGACCATTCATAAACTCGAAGTTTTaataaggaaaaatattattccATATTATAGAGCGTATAAACAGATACCtctaaaaatatttaaaaggcttcaaaaaaactatGTAAGGATGCtaattccttttcattATCCAACGTATCAACGCATACAATCCGCTGTCTTGACATTGGTTGACGTTTTAGTATCTAAATACGAACTAAAAGTTCCTCCACCTAATGAGCCATTGATACTTTTTGAGCTTATTAacagtttcttttttcccTTAGAAATCTTCATACCTGCTTCTCGTTTACTAAATCTCGTTCACTCGCAGATTTCACTTCAAGGTACCTCTAGCGATAATTATCAAAGCAAAATACGCAGTGCTCAATCGATACATGAAAAGTTATCTGATGCGGAGGTTATGTTACTCGCTACCATCTTAGTAGCAGCAAATGTATGTTATGGGTTTGATGATGCCCAAACTCGAAATTCCAAATACAAAGACTCGATGTTCACTGTTAAAACCAACTGGAACATGTGGTTATCCCAAgtgcaaaaaattaatgagaaagaaaaagacaaGTTCTACGAGATAGACGAGCAATCCATTTTGACGCTCAATAACTCTGAAATggataaatattttcaatggTATGAAAAAGAGTTTGTCGAAGAAAACAACCCAAATAATATTCCAGAAGGAATTCTTAACGTATTTCCGATTCTTTCGAAAGACAGCCATTTACAAGAAAATCAACCTACAGATATACTCACCGACGAATCCGTCATTGCTGAAGATGTAAAGTTAGAACAAGTGTTCAAACCTGTAGGCATTAAAGAGTCTGATAAAATGGACTTTTCACGACGAAAGGATGCTTATATATCAATGCTTCCTTTTTCACCTAATACAGAAAATACAGCTCATCGGGTTACTATCATGGTAGCCAAATTGTATAATATCAAATTGGATTCTCTTATAGCGGCCATTCGTTATGTTGAGTCATGTTTAAAAACCGGTATACACAATCaagattaa
- the tif512 gene encoding putative translation elongation factor eIF5A translates to MAEEEHVDFEGGEAGASLTFPMQCSALRKNGHVVIKGRPCKIVDMSTSKTGKHGHAKVHIVALDIFNGRKYEDMSPSTHNMDVPVVKRDEYQLVNIDDGYLNLMTTDGTTKDDVRLPEGELGNEIEEGFEEGKDLIITVVSAMGEEIALACRDAPSA, encoded by the coding sequence ATGGCAGAAGAAGAACACGTCGATTTCGAGGGTGGTGAGGCCGGTGCCTCTTTGACCTTCCCTATGCAATGCTCTGCTTTGCGTAAGAACGGACACGTCGTCATCAAGGGCCGTCCTTGCAAGATCGTCGACATGTCCACCTCTAAGACTGGTAAGCACGGACATGCCAAGGTCCACATTGTTGCCCTTGATATCTTCAATGGTCGCAAGTACGAAGATATGTCTCCCTCTACTCATAACATGGACGTTCCTGTTGTCAAGCGTGACGAATACCAACTAGTCAACATTGATGATGGCTACTTGAACCTCATGACTACCGATGGTACTACCAAGGACGATGTTCGTCTTCCCGAAGGCGAACTCGGCAACGAAATTGAAGAGGGCTTTGAAGAGGGTAAGGATTTAATCATTACCGTTGTCTCTGCCATGGGTGAAGAGATTGCTCTCGCTTGCCGTGATGCTCCCAGCGCCTAA